A genomic segment from Malus domestica chromosome 05, GDT2T_hap1 encodes:
- the LOC103443876 gene encoding calcium-dependent protein kinase 4: MKKGSHSVLPYETPRLRDHYLMGKKLGQGQFGTTYLCTHKPTGAHYACKSIPKRKLLCQEDYDDVWREIQIMHHLSEHPSVVQIKGTYEDSVFVHLVMELCAGGELFDRIVKKGHYSEREAAKLIKTIVGVVEGCHSLGVMHRDLKPENFLFDTPSDDATLKATDFGLSVFYKPGQYFYDIVGSPYYVAPEVLSKIYGPEVDVWSAGVILYILLSGVPPFWAETESGIFRQILHGKIDFESEPWPNISESAKDLMYKMLERHPKKRISAHEVLCHPWIVDDRVAPDKPLDSAVLSRLKQFSAMNKLKKMALRVIAERLSEEEIGGLKELFKMIDTDSSGTITFEELKEGLKKVGSELMESEIKSLMEAADIDNSGTIDYGEFLAATLHLNKMEREENLIAAFSFFDKDGSGYITVDELQQACKEFGLGDVHLDEIVKEIDEDNDGRIDYGEFAAMMRKGGDGGIGRSRTMRNNLNFNLGDAFGIKDQSTSSSAGE, encoded by the exons ATGAAGAAAGGATCGCATTCAGTATTGCCGTACGAAACGCCGCGGCTGAGAGACCATTACCTGATGGGCAAGAAATTGGGCCAAGGACAATTCGGCACCACCTACCTCTGCACCCACAAGCCCACCGGCGCCCACTACGCCTGCAAGTCCATCCCCAAGCGCAAGCTCCTCTGCCAGGAGGACTACGACGACGTCTGGAGGGAGATTCAAATCATGCACCACCTCTCCGAGCACCCCAGCGTCGTCCAGATCAAGGGCACCTACGAGGACTCCGTCTTCGTGCACCTCGTCATGGAGCTCTGTGCCGGCGGCGAGCTGTTTGATAGGATCGTCAAGAAGGGGCATTACAGCGAGAGGGAGGCGGCCAAGCTCATCAAGACCATCGTTGGGGTGGTGGAGGGCTGCCACTCCCTCGGTGTCATGCACCGCGATCTCAAGCCGGAGAATTTCTTGTTCGACACGCCTTCGGATGATGCCACGCTCAAAGCCACCGATTTCGGCTTGTCCGTCTTCTATAAGCCAG GACAATATTTCTATGACATAGTTGGGAGTCCCTATTATGTTGCACCTGAGGTGTTGTCCAAGATTTATGGACCTGAAGTGGATGTATGGAGTGCTGGTGTGATACTTTACATCCTCTTAAGCGGGGTTCCTCCTTTTTGGGCAG AAACTGAATCAGGGATCTTCAGACAGATTTTACATGGCAAAATAGATTTTGAATCTGAGCCGTGGCCTAATATTTCAGAAAGTGCGAAAGATCTCATGTATAAGATGCTTGAGAGGCACCCGAAGAAAAGAATCTCTGCCCATGAAGTCCTAT GTCACCCCTGGATTGTAGACGACAGAGTTGCCCCAGATAAACCACTAGATTCTGCGGTTCTGTCCCGCCTCAAGCAGTTCTCAGCAATGAATAAGCTTAAGAAGATGGCACTTCGT GTGATAGCGGAAAGACTGTCAGAAGAAGAGATTGGAGGTTTAAAAGAGCTGTTCAAAATGATTGACACAGATAGTAGCGGGACAATAACATTTGAGGAACTTAAAGAAGGATTGAAAAAAGTGGGCTCGGAGCTAATGGAGTCTGAAATCAAGTCCCTTATGGAAGCA GCTGATATAGACAACAGCGGAACAATAGACTATGGCGAATTTCTTGCTGCTACCTTGCACTTAAACAAGATGGAAAGAGAGGAGAATTTGATTGCAGCCTTTTCCTTTTTTGACAAAGATGGTAGTGGATATATTACTGTCGACGAGCTTCAACAGGCTTGCAAGGAGTTTGGTCTAGGTGACGTTCATCTGGATGAAATTGTCAAAGAGATTGATGAAGACAAT GATGGGCGTATCGATTATGGGGAGTTTGCTGCAATGATGAGGAAGGGGGGTGATGGAGGAATTGGGAGGAGCAGAACCATGAGAAACAATTTGAACTTTAATTTGGGTGACGCTTTCGGAATAAAAGATCAGTCTACGTCTTCGTCTGCCGGAGAATGA